The following are encoded in a window of Pseudomonas sp. St316 genomic DNA:
- a CDS encoding dihydrofolate reductase produces MNKTLPLSLIAALGENRVIGIDNSMPWHLPGDFKYFKATTLGKPIIMGRKTWDSLGRPLPGRLNIVVSRQPGLVLEGAEVFSTLEAAVARAEAWALEQGVDELMLIGGAQLYAQALEQADRLYLTRVALSPEGDAWFPAFDASQWTLVSNQPNPAEGDKPAYSFEVWEKL; encoded by the coding sequence ATGAACAAAACTCTCCCTTTAAGCCTGATCGCAGCCCTCGGTGAAAACCGTGTGATCGGCATCGACAACAGCATGCCCTGGCACTTGCCGGGGGATTTCAAATACTTCAAGGCCACCACCCTGGGCAAGCCGATCATCATGGGGCGCAAGACCTGGGATTCCCTCGGTCGGCCGCTGCCGGGGCGGCTGAACATCGTGGTCAGCCGTCAGCCTGGCCTGGTGCTAGAAGGCGCAGAAGTGTTTTCCACCCTGGAGGCTGCGGTGGCGCGGGCCGAGGCGTGGGCATTGGAGCAGGGCGTCGACGAGTTGATGTTGATTGGCGGCGCCCAATTGTACGCCCAGGCCCTGGAGCAAGCGGATCGACTGTACCTGACCCGCGTGGCGCTGAGCCCGGAAGGGGATGCGTGGTTCCCGGCATTTGATGCGAGCCAGTGGACGCTGGTCTCGAACCAGCCGAATCCGGCCGAAGGGGACAAGCCGGCCTACAGCTTTGAGGTGTGGGAAAAACTGTAA
- a CDS encoding haloacid dehalogenase-like hydrolase, whose protein sequence is MKLVPRFLAVALSLGLAGQALATDLKHWPAEQAKALEAMIAANANKGNYAVFDMDNTSYRYDLEESLLPFMENKGLITRETLDPSLKLMPFKDTADHKESLFSYYYRLCEVDDMVCYPWVAQVFSGFTLKELKGYVDELMASGKPVPTTYYDGDKVVQYNVNPPKIFTGQAELYNKLMENGIEVYVMTAASEELVRMVASDPKYGYNLKPQNVIGVTTLLKDRKSGELTTARKQITAGKYDEKANLDLEYTPYLWTPATWMAGKHAAILTYIDEWKKPVLVGGDTPSSDGYMLFHDVDVAKGGIHLWVNRKDKYMTQINGMMAKHAAAQAKEGLPVTADKNWVIVKPEDIQ, encoded by the coding sequence ATGAAGCTCGTACCTCGTTTTCTCGCTGTTGCCTTGAGTCTTGGTCTCGCCGGCCAGGCACTCGCCACTGATCTCAAACACTGGCCGGCGGAACAGGCCAAGGCCCTGGAAGCGATGATCGCGGCCAACGCCAACAAGGGTAACTACGCGGTGTTCGACATGGACAACACCAGTTACCGCTACGATCTGGAAGAGTCGTTGCTGCCGTTCATGGAGAACAAGGGGCTCATCACCCGGGAAACCCTGGACCCGTCCTTGAAGCTGATGCCGTTCAAGGATACGGCCGACCACAAGGAAAGCCTGTTCAGCTACTACTACCGCCTGTGCGAAGTCGATGACATGGTCTGCTACCCGTGGGTGGCCCAGGTGTTTTCCGGCTTTACCCTCAAGGAGCTCAAAGGGTATGTGGATGAGTTGATGGCGTCCGGCAAGCCGGTACCCACCACATATTACGACGGCGACAAGGTGGTCCAGTACAACGTCAACCCGCCGAAAATCTTCACCGGCCAGGCCGAGCTGTACAACAAGCTGATGGAAAATGGCATCGAGGTCTATGTCATGACCGCCGCTTCCGAAGAGCTGGTGCGCATGGTCGCCTCCGATCCGAAGTATGGCTACAACCTCAAGCCGCAGAACGTGATCGGCGTGACCACGTTGCTCAAGGACCGCAAGAGTGGCGAACTGACCACCGCCCGCAAGCAAATCACCGCCGGTAAATATGACGAGAAAGCCAACCTCGACCTGGAGTACACGCCCTACCTGTGGACCCCGGCGACCTGGATGGCCGGTAAGCACGCGGCGATCCTGACCTACATCGACGAATGGAAAAAACCGGTACTGGTGGGCGGCGACACGCCGAGCAGTGACGGCTACATGCTGTTCCACGATGTGGACGTGGCCAAGGGGGGCATTCACCTGTGGGTCAACCGCAAGGACAAATACATGACCCAGATTAACGGCATGATGGCCAAGCACGCCGCCGCCCAGGCCAAGGAAGGATTGCCGGTGACGGCGGACAAGAACTGGGTGATCGTCAAGCCCGAAGACATTCAATAA
- a CDS encoding L-cystine transporter — translation MNLPLILNLLVFLALLFGLAQTRQRTWSLARKVLLALVLGVVFGLALHTIYGAGNPVLKASIGWFDLVGNGYVQLLQMIVIPLVFASILSAVARLHNASSLGKISFLTIGTLLFTTAIAALIGIGLTNLFGLTAEGLVAGTQELARLQVIQNDYAGKVADLNIPQLLLSFIPQNPFADLARAKPTSIISVVIFAAFLGVAALQLLKDDVEKGQKVINAIDTLQSWVTRLVRLVMKLTPYGVLALMTKVVAGSNLQDIIKLGSFVVVSYLGLGLMFVVHGLLVSAAGINPLRFFRKIWPVLTFAFTSRSSAATIPLSIEAQTSRLGIPRAIASFSASFGATIGQNGCAGLYPAMLAVMVAPTVGINPLDPVWIATLVAIVTLSSAGVAGVGGGATFAALIVLPAMGLPVSLVALLISVEPLIDMGRTALNVSGSITAGAITSQVMQQTDKALLDAEEHGELVHA, via the coding sequence ATGAATCTGCCGCTGATCCTCAATCTTCTGGTATTCCTCGCCCTGCTGTTCGGCCTGGCACAAACCCGTCAACGCACCTGGAGCCTGGCCAGGAAAGTGCTGTTGGCACTGGTGCTGGGCGTGGTGTTCGGTCTCGCCCTGCACACGATTTACGGCGCCGGCAACCCGGTGCTCAAGGCCTCGATCGGTTGGTTCGACCTGGTGGGCAACGGCTACGTACAGTTGCTGCAAATGATCGTGATCCCGCTGGTCTTTGCCTCGATCCTCAGCGCCGTGGCCCGCCTGCATAACGCCTCGTCCCTGGGCAAGATCAGCTTCCTGACCATCGGTACGCTGCTGTTCACCACCGCCATCGCCGCGCTGATCGGCATTGGCTTGACCAACCTGTTCGGCCTCACCGCCGAAGGCCTGGTGGCCGGCACCCAGGAACTGGCGCGCCTGCAAGTGATCCAGAACGACTACGCCGGCAAGGTCGCTGACCTGAACATCCCGCAATTACTGCTTTCGTTCATCCCACAGAACCCCTTTGCCGACCTGGCCCGGGCCAAGCCGACCTCGATCATCAGCGTGGTGATTTTCGCCGCGTTCCTCGGGGTCGCGGCGTTGCAGTTGCTCAAGGACGACGTGGAGAAAGGCCAGAAAGTGATCAACGCCATCGACACCCTGCAAAGCTGGGTGACACGCTTGGTGCGCCTGGTGATGAAGTTGACGCCTTACGGTGTACTGGCGCTGATGACCAAGGTGGTGGCCGGCTCCAACCTGCAGGACATCATCAAGCTCGGCAGTTTCGTGGTGGTGTCGTACCTGGGGCTGGGCCTGATGTTCGTGGTTCATGGCCTGCTGGTGTCCGCTGCCGGGATCAACCCGTTGCGCTTTTTCCGCAAGATCTGGCCGGTGCTGACCTTCGCCTTCACCAGCCGCTCCAGCGCGGCCACCATCCCGTTGAGCATTGAAGCCCAGACCAGCCGCCTCGGCATCCCACGGGCGATTGCCAGCTTCAGCGCCTCGTTCGGCGCCACCATCGGCCAGAACGGTTGTGCCGGCCTTTATCCGGCCATGCTGGCGGTGATGGTCGCGCCGACCGTGGGCATCAACCCGCTGGATCCGGTGTGGATCGCGACGCTGGTGGCGATCGTGACGTTGAGTTCGGCCGGGGTGGCCGGGGTCGGTGGTGGCGCGACGTTCGCCGCGTTGATCGTGCTGCCGGCCATGGGCTTGCCGGTCTCGCTGGTTGCCTTGCTGATTTCCGTCGAACCGCTGATCGACATGGGCCGTACGGCGTTGAACGTCAGTGGTTCGATCACCGCCGGGGCGATTACCAGCCAGGTGATGCAGCAGACTGACAAGGCGTTGCTCGATGCCGAGGAGCATGGGGAGTTGGTGCACGCTTGA